A portion of the Candidatus Schekmanbacteria bacterium genome contains these proteins:
- a CDS encoding AAA family ATPase, with product MNIGNEPKNNSNLTSYISSIFNFPLTLSQIDAVKKLHNFLNNDKKCFLLKGFAGTGKTTLLCGISSYLSNQKQTFKLMAPTGRAASVIQEKTKWDASTIHKSIYSNDNLLEYKETGQDGSETFRYFFGLKNNDDPANAIYIVDEASMISNQYSDTEFIRFGSGFLLNDLLNYIDFNNPKLNRKIIFVGDSAQLPPVNMKLSPAIDSIYLSNLSFGLTIEECEMTDVARQDKDSGILKNATKIRDNIQTKKFNKINIDENLNDIIPIKHEDLLSAYIKATANSNTNDIIIIAYSNKSVHHLNELVRNHFFPGKDEIQENDKVLIIRNNYKYKVLNGEFGRVKRINSETEKIPLTLKKKTDNITVTLSFRDITIEVPDINGELFEINCKIIETPLNSKEPTLTNDETRALYILFKLRNPNLKAGTPEFKEAIKMDLYFNSIQLKYGYAVTCHKAQGGEWNTTIVDFQTSNAKFNEEYFRWCYTALTRSKKLLYVLNNPNVGPSDYLKIIPAELVMKLSLSKNQTIVNDKITQAQEVKFGNELQQDCYHMVRNEMNSDTTIKNIKHFNYRERYEIESPLGSLTVDVIYSKNKITNIQVINSDGNIDDILNSLQKLCGKIILDYQEKYFSNEITFPENKPHLKEFYNDILTKISGTIITISKIEHNLYLEKYIFIRNNEVAQLNFYYNEQGRFVKCHPQEQFSNSAILIQELINLL from the coding sequence GTGAATATTGGAAATGAGCCAAAAAATAATTCAAATTTGACATCTTATATAAGCTCAATATTTAATTTCCCTTTAACCTTATCGCAAATTGACGCTGTAAAGAAACTTCACAACTTTCTAAATAATGACAAAAAATGTTTTTTACTTAAAGGGTTTGCTGGCACTGGCAAAACAACTCTTCTCTGCGGAATAAGTTCATATCTCTCAAACCAAAAACAAACATTTAAACTAATGGCTCCAACCGGGAGAGCAGCTTCAGTTATTCAAGAAAAAACAAAGTGGGATGCTAGTACTATTCATAAATCAATTTATTCAAATGATAACCTGCTGGAATACAAAGAAACTGGCCAAGATGGCTCAGAGACTTTTCGCTATTTCTTTGGGCTTAAAAATAATGATGATCCTGCTAATGCAATTTATATCGTTGATGAAGCTTCAATGATATCAAACCAATATTCAGATACAGAGTTTATCAGGTTCGGAAGTGGGTTTCTGCTTAATGATCTTTTGAATTATATAGATTTCAATAACCCTAAACTTAATCGCAAGATCATCTTTGTTGGAGATTCTGCACAATTACCACCTGTTAATATGAAATTATCTCCAGCGATTGATTCCATCTATCTGTCTAACCTGTCCTTTGGACTTACGATTGAAGAATGCGAGATGACTGATGTAGCAAGGCAAGATAAAGACAGTGGCATACTTAAGAACGCCACAAAAATCAGAGACAATATTCAAACCAAGAAATTTAATAAAATAAATATAGATGAAAATCTAAATGACATTATACCAATTAAGCATGAAGACTTATTAAGTGCGTACATTAAAGCAACAGCAAATAGCAATACAAACGACATTATTATAATTGCCTACTCCAATAAAAGTGTACATCATCTTAATGAACTAGTAAGGAATCATTTTTTTCCGGGAAAAGATGAAATTCAAGAAAATGATAAAGTTTTAATTATACGTAATAATTATAAGTATAAGGTATTAAATGGTGAATTCGGAAGAGTAAAAAGAATTAATTCAGAGACTGAGAAAATACCTTTAACCCTTAAAAAAAAGACAGACAATATAACTGTCACACTATCTTTTAGAGATATTACCATAGAAGTTCCAGACATAAATGGAGAGTTGTTTGAAATCAACTGCAAAATAATAGAAACCCCACTTAATTCAAAAGAGCCAACTCTAACCAATGATGAGACAAGAGCTCTTTATATACTTTTTAAATTACGTAATCCAAATTTAAAAGCAGGAACCCCAGAATTTAAAGAGGCTATAAAAATGGATCTTTATTTTAATTCCATTCAGCTTAAATATGGCTATGCGGTAACTTGTCACAAAGCACAAGGTGGTGAATGGAATACTACGATAGTAGATTTCCAAACTTCAAATGCCAAATTTAATGAAGAGTATTTCAGATGGTGTTATACTGCGCTTACACGAAGCAAGAAACTTCTCTATGTATTGAACAATCCTAATGTAGGCCCCTCTGATTATTTAAAAATCATTCCTGCAGAACTAGTAATGAAGCTTTCATTGAGTAAAAACCAAACGATTGTTAATGATAAAATAACCCAAGCACAAGAAGTTAAATTTGGAAATGAGTTACAACAGGATTGTTATCATATGGTTAGAAATGAAATGAACTCTGACACAACTATAAAAAACATCAAACATTTTAACTATCGAGAAAGATATGAAATAGAATCTCCCTTAGGCTCATTAACAGTAGATGTAATATATTCAAAAAACAAAATAACTAATATTCAAGTTATTAACTCAGATGGCAATATAGATGATATTTTAAACTCTTTACAGAAATTATGTGGTAAAATTATATTAGATTATCAAGAAAAGTACTTCAGTAATGAAATTACATTCCCAGAAAATAAACCCCATTTAAAAGAATTTTATAATGACATTCTTACAAAGATATCCGGGACAATAATTACAATTTCCAAAATCGAACACAACCTATATTTAGAAAAGTATATTTTTATAAGAAATAATGAAGTTGCTCAGCTCAATTTCTACTATAATGAACAAGGAAGGTTTGTTAAATGCCATCCACAAGAACAATTTAGCAACTCAGCTATTTTAATTCAGGAGCTCATTAATTTGCTATGA
- a CDS encoding DUF3696 domain-containing protein has protein sequence MLTELRIENFKAFGKEQRIPIRPITLLFGPNSSGKTSVLQSLLLLKQTVDDNKNYDEALKPVGEIIDIDDYYQFINNHDINKRLSIGFKISTDHDFNFGLSFFENEDMSSFCDEENNLIADCKFSFIFSKSKKIELEDYSFSVANMILGSYRMSHVDSDKELNDAVFYNLFGEYNSFLRLKYLNDKHPLIERNWNEFKSKIKKKLKDLNRELNKLNYLLKNSKKNDRKSYAELSKRKKEICNILVKITKYSFDDFLNDLSLNLNNTALLAYHFLPCWDKYSTDDVFEIIGDAADAYSKDIGIEQTEDNGIGKIAWRVGKTLGEKLNKIIYLGPVRQVLERQYKYSGEFPSGVGKIGEFTPTILLNDKRISRKVNKWLEKFEIAYNLSANISKDQNFRNLFCINLIDKINNIKVSPTDVGFGISQLLPIIVQGVLSTNNLILIEQPELHLHPRLQAEIGTFLAHCIKEKNQFIVETHSEHLILRLQKLIRQKVLKPDDVSIIYISKENDGSKAQRLHIDEEGDFIDEWPDGFFPERMDEIS, from the coding sequence ATGTTAACAGAGTTACGAATTGAAAATTTTAAAGCTTTTGGGAAAGAACAGAGGATTCCAATAAGACCAATCACTCTTTTATTTGGTCCAAACAGTTCAGGAAAAACGTCAGTGTTGCAGTCTTTATTGCTTTTAAAACAGACTGTAGATGATAATAAAAACTATGATGAAGCGTTAAAGCCTGTTGGGGAAATAATAGATATTGATGATTATTATCAATTTATTAATAACCATGATATTAATAAGCGCCTGTCCATTGGATTCAAAATAAGTACAGATCATGATTTTAATTTTGGACTTAGTTTTTTTGAAAATGAGGATATGTCAAGTTTTTGTGATGAAGAGAATAATCTGATTGCAGATTGCAAATTTTCATTTATTTTTTCTAAGTCAAAAAAAATAGAATTAGAAGATTACTCATTCTCTGTTGCTAATATGATATTAGGTTCATACCGCATGAGTCATGTTGATAGTGATAAGGAATTAAACGATGCAGTTTTTTATAACTTATTTGGTGAATATAACTCTTTTTTAAGACTCAAGTATTTAAACGATAAACATCCACTGATAGAAAGAAACTGGAATGAATTTAAGAGTAAAATAAAGAAAAAGTTAAAAGACTTGAATAGAGAATTAAATAAATTAAATTATTTGCTTAAAAATAGTAAAAAAAATGACAGAAAATCCTATGCTGAATTGTCCAAAAGAAAAAAAGAAATATGTAACATTTTAGTTAAAATTACTAAATATTCATTTGATGATTTTTTGAATGATTTAAGTTTAAATTTAAACAACACAGCATTGTTGGCATATCATTTTCTTCCATGCTGGGATAAATATTCAACAGATGATGTATTTGAAATTATTGGTGATGCTGCTGATGCCTATAGTAAGGATATAGGGATAGAGCAAACAGAAGACAATGGGATTGGAAAGATAGCATGGCGAGTGGGAAAAACATTAGGAGAAAAATTAAATAAAATAATTTATCTTGGTCCTGTCAGGCAGGTCCTTGAAAGACAGTACAAGTATTCTGGAGAGTTTCCGTCTGGTGTGGGGAAAATTGGTGAGTTTACACCGACAATTTTACTTAATGATAAAAGAATATCTAGGAAAGTTAATAAATGGTTAGAAAAATTTGAGATAGCCTACAATCTGTCTGCAAATATTTCAAAAGATCAAAATTTTAGAAATTTATTTTGTATAAATTTAATTGATAAAATAAATAATATAAAAGTTAGTCCAACAGATGTTGGTTTTGGTATAAGTCAGTTGCTCCCAATAATAGTTCAGGGAGTTTTATCAACAAATAATTTAATTCTAATTGAACAACCTGAATTACATCTCCATCCTCGTTTACAGGCTGAGATAGGAACTTTCTTGGCTCACTGCATAAAAGAAAAAAATCAATTCATTGTTGAAACTCACAGTGAACATCTTATTTTGAGATTACAAAAATTAATACGTCAAAAAGTTCTCAAGCCTGATGATGTATCTATAATTTATATAAGTAAGGAAAATGATGGTTCCAAAGCGCAGCGATTGCACATTGATGAGGAAGGTGATTTTATTGATGAATGGCCTGATGGCTTTTTCCCGGAACGGATGGATGAGATTTCTTAG
- a CDS encoding sigma-54-dependent Fis family transcriptional regulator → MVTAFSNILLTFTGFHDPYSPGLIDGQEEEGPILSLLREKKFDRVILISTPKTIEITKKTNEAIKERFKGIETLTKHLNVFDPTDYSQILTGLRIIFNEINSNTTDTKYYIAIASGTPQMHACWLLLTASGEISATILNIKPKRFATDETPLVTEVDITLSEFPDIQPKKLTELVIHQSPDEKENKLSYIMAREGIIGKHPTFISAIETSVILAEPDIPILLLGESGTGKEVVANLIYRFSSRKKDPFVAVNCAAIPKQLAESFLFGHKKGAFTGALQDQAGKFDVADGGTLFLDELAELNFEVQGKLLRVLQDGIVEPLGSNNSHKVDVRIIAATNCDINSAISEKKFREDLYFRLNVGEIKLPSLRERRSDIPLLSLYFLDQFNQGLKVPKSFSPEALAFLQCQDWPGNTRELKNVVHRAVLISKDRLIVPQDLKPSQSKKGDKYFESLPEPYPGFLLDNTLSDIRNYFFAKALEKAGGRCSEAARLLGVSPQAVSKFVKAKNQL, encoded by the coding sequence ATGGTAACAGCCTTTTCTAATATTCTTCTAACTTTTACCGGATTCCATGATCCATATTCTCCTGGCTTAATAGATGGGCAGGAAGAAGAGGGACCGATTTTATCACTTCTCAGAGAAAAAAAATTTGACCGGGTTATTCTTATTTCAACTCCAAAAACTATAGAAATTACTAAGAAGACTAATGAAGCGATAAAAGAAAGATTTAAGGGAATTGAAACACTCACCAAACATTTGAACGTTTTTGATCCTACTGATTACTCTCAGATATTAACAGGGCTTCGCATAATATTTAATGAAATAAACAGCAATACAACTGATACAAAATATTATATTGCGATTGCATCAGGGACACCGCAGATGCACGCATGCTGGCTTTTATTGACAGCGAGCGGAGAGATTTCGGCAACAATATTAAACATCAAACCTAAACGTTTTGCTACGGATGAAACTCCATTAGTAACTGAAGTAGATATAACACTCTCTGAATTTCCAGATATACAGCCTAAAAAGCTCACTGAGCTTGTCATACATCAGAGCCCTGACGAGAAGGAAAACAAACTTTCTTATATAATGGCTAGAGAAGGTATTATTGGCAAACATCCTACATTTATCTCAGCTATTGAAACCTCAGTTATATTAGCAGAACCAGATATTCCTATTTTGCTTCTTGGCGAATCAGGAACTGGAAAAGAAGTTGTAGCAAATCTTATTTATAGGTTTAGCAGCAGAAAAAAAGATCCTTTCGTTGCTGTAAATTGCGCGGCAATCCCAAAGCAACTTGCGGAAAGCTTCCTATTTGGTCACAAAAAAGGGGCGTTTACCGGTGCATTGCAGGATCAAGCCGGAAAATTTGATGTTGCAGACGGCGGTACGCTTTTTCTCGATGAACTTGCTGAACTGAACTTTGAAGTTCAGGGAAAACTTCTCCGTGTATTGCAGGATGGGATTGTGGAACCTTTGGGAAGCAATAACAGCCATAAGGTTGATGTGCGAATCATTGCTGCGACAAACTGTGATATAAACTCAGCCATTTCAGAAAAGAAGTTCAGGGAAGATTTGTATTTCAGATTAAATGTCGGTGAAATAAAACTACCATCTCTTCGTGAGAGAAGGTCTGATATTCCATTGCTTTCACTTTATTTCTTAGATCAATTTAATCAGGGCTTAAAAGTTCCTAAGTCATTTTCACCAGAAGCTCTTGCGTTTCTTCAATGTCAGGATTGGCCGGGGAATACTCGTGAATTGAAGAATGTTGTACATAGGGCAGTCTTAATTTCTAAGGATAGGCTTATAGTTCCTCAGGATTTGAAACCGAGCCAATCAAAGAAGGGTGACAAATATTTTGAAAGTTTGCCTGAACCTTATCCCGGATTTCTACTGGATAACACGCTATCAGATATCCGAAATTATTTTTTTGCAAAAGCATTAGAAAAGGCAGGAGGTCGTTGCAGTGAAGCGGCAAGGCTTTTAGGTGTTTCACCTCAGGCAGTAAGCAAGTTTGTGAAAGCAAAAAACCAGTTATGA